In the Paralichthys olivaceus isolate ysfri-2021 chromosome 15, ASM2471397v2, whole genome shotgun sequence genome, one interval contains:
- the LOC109643346 gene encoding stromal interaction molecule 1-like isoform X2: protein MVRVCAWLACMCVLSVRIGAHGVLDGSDHAHLDHHHLVSNGNAASDQQLCEDENAVLSFEAICSIHKQMDDDADGTVDTTETDEFLREDLKYHDRKDKHSSFHGADLHISIEDMWSAWQSSPVYNWTVQQVENWLLISVELPQYTETFRRHQLDGKSLPRLAVKNTTLTLLVLRILDRSHSQKLQLKALDIVLFGPPPGRQSWWKDLVLGVSVLMALCGCCFALVQTRRSRDDLEKLVKDLEGLQRAELSLLELQEKLQQAQEEQRCVQVEKVKVEEELRNKICSAKQEAQRLRELREGTENERSRQKYAEEELEQVRVALKKAERELESRVHWAPPEILQKWLQLTHEVEVQYYNIKKQNSEKQLLQAREGAEKIKKKRSSLFGTFHVAHSSSLDDVDHKILSAKQALAEVTAALREKLHRWQQIESLTGFSLVNNPGLGALAAALNLDPSILGLRPPTPQHLLLSDDLDDMDEDILSPGTLQYAAWQMDRRVSDLWPLSGIADSQSSWKHSGWPLPLPTCPSLIAQSLMPLRQRTGDPALMFSSQRDIMNRSDSDSSLPLSPGESRGLYSLKPLLLPSGPHPLQGQGSGLVGSLEKSSSLGELRGSPAPVLASSCSTHSLCITPDRHVASSSASPCSSGPQFLTRRSPVEEDRGDESSSSRKRNTFNKIFKKKQGRH, encoded by the exons atggtgcgtgtgtgtgcgtggctggcgtgcatgtgcgtgctgAGTGTGCGTATTGGGGCACACGGTGTATTGGACGGGAGTGACCACGCCCACCTGGACCACCATCACCTGGTTTCCAACGGCAACGCAGCCTCAG accagcagctctgtgaggatgAAAACGCCGTCCTGAGTTTCGAGGCGATCTGCAGCATCCACAAACAGATGGACGATGACGCCGACGGGACGGTGGACACAACCGAGACAGACGAG TTTCTGAGGGAGGATCTGAAATATCACGACCggaaagacaaacacagcagcttccACGGAGCCGACCTGCACATCAGCATCGAGGACATGTGGAGCGCCTGGCAGAGCTCGCCAG tttATAACTGGACGGTGCAGCAGGTGGAGAACTGGCTGCTCATCAGTGTGGAGCTTCCTCAATACACAGAAACCTTCAGGAGACACCAGCTGGATGGGAAGTCCTTAcccag GCTGGCGGTGAAGAACACCACTCTGACTCTGTTGGTTCTGAGGATCTTAGACAGAAGTCATTCTCAGAAACTGCAGCTCAAAGCTCTGGACATCGTCCTGTTCGGACCTCCGCCAG gCCGACAGAGCTGGTGGAAGGACCTGGTTCTGGGCGTGTCCGTCCTGATGGCTTTGTGCGGCTGCTGCTTCGCCCTCGTCCAGACCAGGAGATCCAGAGACGACCTGGAGAAGCTGGTGAAGGACCTGGAGGGTCTGCAGAGGGCAGAGCTGAgtctgctggagctgcaggagaa GCTGCAGCAGGCTCAGGAGGAGCAGCGCTGTGTCCAGGTGGAGAAGGTGAAGGTGGAGGAAGAGCTGAGGAACAAGATCTGCTCGGCCAAACAGGAAGCTCAGCGGCTCCGAGAGCTCCGAGAGGGAACGGAGAACGAGAGGAGCCGACAGAAGTACGCCGAGGAGGAGCTGGAACAG gtacgTGTGGCATTGAAGAAGGCGGAGAGGGAGCTGGAGTCGCGGGTTCACTGGGCTCCACCGGAGATTCTGCAGAAGTGGCTCCAGCTGACACACGAGGTGGAAGTTCAGTATTATAACATCAAGAAACAGAACTCAGAGAAACAACTACTGCAGGCCAGAGAGGgg GCAGAGAAGatcaagaagaagaggagttCTCTGTTCGGGACGTTTCACGTCGCTCACAGCTCGTCACTGGACGACGTCGACCACAAGATCTTGTCGGCCAA ACAGGCGCTGGCGGAGGTGACGGCCGCGTTGCGGGAGAAACTCCACCGCTGGCAGCAGATCGAGTCTCTCACTGGTTTCTCTTTGGTCAACAACCCGGGACTCGGAGCGCTGGCAGCCGCCCTCAACCTGGACCCGTCCATCCTCGGCCTGCGACCTCCGACCCCGCAGCACCTCCTGCTCTCTGACGACCTCGACGACATGGATGAGGACATCCTGTCTCCTGGGACGCTGCAGT ATGCAGCGTGGCAGATGGACCGGCGAGTGAGCGACCTCTGGCCCCTGAGTGGCATCGCAGATTCACAGTCGTCATGGAAACACTCTGGTTGGCCCCTCCCCCTTCCCACCTGCCcctctctgattg ctcagagtcTGATGCCCTTGCGACAGCGGACGGGAGACCCCGCTCTGATGTTCAGCTCTCAGAG GGACATTATGAACCGCTCAGACTCTGActcctccctcccactctctcctGGCGAATCACGAGGTCTGTACAGCCTCAAGcccctcctcctgccctctgggCCCCACCCCCTGCAGGGTCAGGGTTCTGGGCTCGTTGGAAGCTTGGAGAAGAGCTCCAGCCTCGGGGAGCTGAGGGGCAGTCCTGCCCCCGTCCtcgcctcctcctgctccacccACTCCCTCTGCATCACGCCAGACCGTCACgtcgcctcctcctctgcctcgcCCTGCTCGTCGGGCCCCCAGTTCCTGACCAGGAGAAGCCCggtggaggaggacagaggcgATGAGTCGTCCAGCAGCCGGAAGAGAAACACGTTCAATAAGATCTTCAAGAAGAAGCAGGGACGTCATTGA
- the LOC109643346 gene encoding stromal interaction molecule 1-like isoform X5, which translates to MVRVCAWLACMCVLSVRIGAHGVLDGSDHAHLDHHHLVSNGNAASDLCAIDQQLCEDENAVLSFEAICSIHKQMDDDADGTVDTTETDEFLREDLKYHDRKDKHSSFHGADLHISIEDMWSAWQSSPVYNWTVQQVENWLLISVELPQYTETFRRHQLDGKSLPRLAVKNTTLTLLVLRILDRSHSQKLQLKALDIVLFGPPPGRQSWWKDLVLGVSVLMALCGCCFALVQTRRSRDDLEKLVKDLEGLQRAELSLLELQEKLQQAQEEQRCVQVEKVKVEEELRNKICSAKQEAQRLRELREGTENERSRQKYAEEELEQVRVALKKAERELESRVHWAPPEILQKWLQLTHEVEVQYYNIKKQNSEKQLLQAREGAEKIKKKRSSLFGTFHVAHSSSLDDVDHKILSAKQALAEVTAALREKLHRWQQIESLTGFSLVNNPGLGALAAALNLDPSILGLRPPTPQHLLLSDDLDDMDEDILSPGTLQSQSLMPLRQRTGDPALMFSSQRDIMNRSDSDSSLPLSPGESRGLYSLKPLLLPSGPHPLQGQGSGLVGSLEKSSSLGELRGSPAPVLASSCSTHSLCITPDRHVASSSASPCSSGPQFLTRRSPVEEDRGDESSSSRKRNTFNKIFKKKQGRH; encoded by the exons atggtgcgtgtgtgtgcgtggctggcgtgcatgtgcgtgctgAGTGTGCGTATTGGGGCACACGGTGTATTGGACGGGAGTGACCACGCCCACCTGGACCACCATCACCTGGTTTCCAACGGCAACGCAGCCTCAG ATCTGTGTGCGATAgaccagcagctctgtgaggatgAAAACGCCGTCCTGAGTTTCGAGGCGATCTGCAGCATCCACAAACAGATGGACGATGACGCCGACGGGACGGTGGACACAACCGAGACAGACGAG TTTCTGAGGGAGGATCTGAAATATCACGACCggaaagacaaacacagcagcttccACGGAGCCGACCTGCACATCAGCATCGAGGACATGTGGAGCGCCTGGCAGAGCTCGCCAG tttATAACTGGACGGTGCAGCAGGTGGAGAACTGGCTGCTCATCAGTGTGGAGCTTCCTCAATACACAGAAACCTTCAGGAGACACCAGCTGGATGGGAAGTCCTTAcccag GCTGGCGGTGAAGAACACCACTCTGACTCTGTTGGTTCTGAGGATCTTAGACAGAAGTCATTCTCAGAAACTGCAGCTCAAAGCTCTGGACATCGTCCTGTTCGGACCTCCGCCAG gCCGACAGAGCTGGTGGAAGGACCTGGTTCTGGGCGTGTCCGTCCTGATGGCTTTGTGCGGCTGCTGCTTCGCCCTCGTCCAGACCAGGAGATCCAGAGACGACCTGGAGAAGCTGGTGAAGGACCTGGAGGGTCTGCAGAGGGCAGAGCTGAgtctgctggagctgcaggagaa GCTGCAGCAGGCTCAGGAGGAGCAGCGCTGTGTCCAGGTGGAGAAGGTGAAGGTGGAGGAAGAGCTGAGGAACAAGATCTGCTCGGCCAAACAGGAAGCTCAGCGGCTCCGAGAGCTCCGAGAGGGAACGGAGAACGAGAGGAGCCGACAGAAGTACGCCGAGGAGGAGCTGGAACAG gtacgTGTGGCATTGAAGAAGGCGGAGAGGGAGCTGGAGTCGCGGGTTCACTGGGCTCCACCGGAGATTCTGCAGAAGTGGCTCCAGCTGACACACGAGGTGGAAGTTCAGTATTATAACATCAAGAAACAGAACTCAGAGAAACAACTACTGCAGGCCAGAGAGGgg GCAGAGAAGatcaagaagaagaggagttCTCTGTTCGGGACGTTTCACGTCGCTCACAGCTCGTCACTGGACGACGTCGACCACAAGATCTTGTCGGCCAA ACAGGCGCTGGCGGAGGTGACGGCCGCGTTGCGGGAGAAACTCCACCGCTGGCAGCAGATCGAGTCTCTCACTGGTTTCTCTTTGGTCAACAACCCGGGACTCGGAGCGCTGGCAGCCGCCCTCAACCTGGACCCGTCCATCCTCGGCCTGCGACCTCCGACCCCGCAGCACCTCCTGCTCTCTGACGACCTCGACGACATGGATGAGGACATCCTGTCTCCTGGGACGCTGCAGT ctcagagtcTGATGCCCTTGCGACAGCGGACGGGAGACCCCGCTCTGATGTTCAGCTCTCAGAG GGACATTATGAACCGCTCAGACTCTGActcctccctcccactctctcctGGCGAATCACGAGGTCTGTACAGCCTCAAGcccctcctcctgccctctgggCCCCACCCCCTGCAGGGTCAGGGTTCTGGGCTCGTTGGAAGCTTGGAGAAGAGCTCCAGCCTCGGGGAGCTGAGGGGCAGTCCTGCCCCCGTCCtcgcctcctcctgctccacccACTCCCTCTGCATCACGCCAGACCGTCACgtcgcctcctcctctgcctcgcCCTGCTCGTCGGGCCCCCAGTTCCTGACCAGGAGAAGCCCggtggaggaggacagaggcgATGAGTCGTCCAGCAGCCGGAAGAGAAACACGTTCAATAAGATCTTCAAGAAGAAGCAGGGACGTCATTGA
- the LOC109643346 gene encoding stromal interaction molecule 1-like isoform X4: MVRVCAWLACMCVLSVRIGAHGVLDGSDHAHLDHHHLVSNGNAASDLCAIDQQLCEDENAVLSFEAICSIHKQMDDDADGTVDTTETDEFLREDLKYHDRKDKHSSFHGADLHISIEDMWSAWQSSPVYNWTVQQVENWLLISVELPQYTETFRRHQLDGKSLPRLAVKNTTLTLLVLRILDRSHSQKLQLKALDIVLFGPPPGRQSWWKDLVLGVSVLMALCGCCFALVQTRRSRDDLEKLVKDLEGLQRAELSLLELQEKLQQAQEEQRCVQVEKVKVEEELRNKICSAKQEAQRLRELREGTENERSRQKYAEEELEQVRVALKKAERELESRVHWAPPEILQKWLQLTHEVEVQYYNIKKQNSEKQLLQAREGAEKIKKKRSSLFGTFHVAHSSSLDDVDHKILSAKQALAEVTAALREKLHRWQQIESLTGFSLVNNPGLGALAAALNLDPSILGLRPPTPQHLLLSDDLDDMDEDILSPGTLQYAAWQMDRRVSDLWPLSGIADSQSSWKHSAQSLMPLRQRTGDPALMFSSQRDIMNRSDSDSSLPLSPGESRGLYSLKPLLLPSGPHPLQGQGSGLVGSLEKSSSLGELRGSPAPVLASSCSTHSLCITPDRHVASSSASPCSSGPQFLTRRSPVEEDRGDESSSSRKRNTFNKIFKKKQGRH; the protein is encoded by the exons atggtgcgtgtgtgtgcgtggctggcgtgcatgtgcgtgctgAGTGTGCGTATTGGGGCACACGGTGTATTGGACGGGAGTGACCACGCCCACCTGGACCACCATCACCTGGTTTCCAACGGCAACGCAGCCTCAG ATCTGTGTGCGATAgaccagcagctctgtgaggatgAAAACGCCGTCCTGAGTTTCGAGGCGATCTGCAGCATCCACAAACAGATGGACGATGACGCCGACGGGACGGTGGACACAACCGAGACAGACGAG TTTCTGAGGGAGGATCTGAAATATCACGACCggaaagacaaacacagcagcttccACGGAGCCGACCTGCACATCAGCATCGAGGACATGTGGAGCGCCTGGCAGAGCTCGCCAG tttATAACTGGACGGTGCAGCAGGTGGAGAACTGGCTGCTCATCAGTGTGGAGCTTCCTCAATACACAGAAACCTTCAGGAGACACCAGCTGGATGGGAAGTCCTTAcccag GCTGGCGGTGAAGAACACCACTCTGACTCTGTTGGTTCTGAGGATCTTAGACAGAAGTCATTCTCAGAAACTGCAGCTCAAAGCTCTGGACATCGTCCTGTTCGGACCTCCGCCAG gCCGACAGAGCTGGTGGAAGGACCTGGTTCTGGGCGTGTCCGTCCTGATGGCTTTGTGCGGCTGCTGCTTCGCCCTCGTCCAGACCAGGAGATCCAGAGACGACCTGGAGAAGCTGGTGAAGGACCTGGAGGGTCTGCAGAGGGCAGAGCTGAgtctgctggagctgcaggagaa GCTGCAGCAGGCTCAGGAGGAGCAGCGCTGTGTCCAGGTGGAGAAGGTGAAGGTGGAGGAAGAGCTGAGGAACAAGATCTGCTCGGCCAAACAGGAAGCTCAGCGGCTCCGAGAGCTCCGAGAGGGAACGGAGAACGAGAGGAGCCGACAGAAGTACGCCGAGGAGGAGCTGGAACAG gtacgTGTGGCATTGAAGAAGGCGGAGAGGGAGCTGGAGTCGCGGGTTCACTGGGCTCCACCGGAGATTCTGCAGAAGTGGCTCCAGCTGACACACGAGGTGGAAGTTCAGTATTATAACATCAAGAAACAGAACTCAGAGAAACAACTACTGCAGGCCAGAGAGGgg GCAGAGAAGatcaagaagaagaggagttCTCTGTTCGGGACGTTTCACGTCGCTCACAGCTCGTCACTGGACGACGTCGACCACAAGATCTTGTCGGCCAA ACAGGCGCTGGCGGAGGTGACGGCCGCGTTGCGGGAGAAACTCCACCGCTGGCAGCAGATCGAGTCTCTCACTGGTTTCTCTTTGGTCAACAACCCGGGACTCGGAGCGCTGGCAGCCGCCCTCAACCTGGACCCGTCCATCCTCGGCCTGCGACCTCCGACCCCGCAGCACCTCCTGCTCTCTGACGACCTCGACGACATGGATGAGGACATCCTGTCTCCTGGGACGCTGCAGT ATGCAGCGTGGCAGATGGACCGGCGAGTGAGCGACCTCTGGCCCCTGAGTGGCATCGCAGATTCACAGTCGTCATGGAAACACTCTG ctcagagtcTGATGCCCTTGCGACAGCGGACGGGAGACCCCGCTCTGATGTTCAGCTCTCAGAG GGACATTATGAACCGCTCAGACTCTGActcctccctcccactctctcctGGCGAATCACGAGGTCTGTACAGCCTCAAGcccctcctcctgccctctgggCCCCACCCCCTGCAGGGTCAGGGTTCTGGGCTCGTTGGAAGCTTGGAGAAGAGCTCCAGCCTCGGGGAGCTGAGGGGCAGTCCTGCCCCCGTCCtcgcctcctcctgctccacccACTCCCTCTGCATCACGCCAGACCGTCACgtcgcctcctcctctgcctcgcCCTGCTCGTCGGGCCCCCAGTTCCTGACCAGGAGAAGCCCggtggaggaggacagaggcgATGAGTCGTCCAGCAGCCGGAAGAGAAACACGTTCAATAAGATCTTCAAGAAGAAGCAGGGACGTCATTGA
- the LOC109643346 gene encoding stromal interaction molecule 1-like isoform X3, with the protein MVRVCAWLACMCVLSVRIGAHGVLDGSDHAHLDHHHLVSNGNAASDQQLCEDENAVLSFEAICSIHKQMDDDADGTVDTTETDEFLREDLKYHDRKDKHSSFHGADLHISIEDMWSAWQSSPVYNWTVQQVENWLLISVELPQYTETFRRHQLDGKSLPRLAVKNTTLTLLVLRILDRSHSQKLQLKALDIVLFGPPPGRQSWWKDLVLGVSVLMALCGCCFALVQTRRSRDDLEKLVKDLEGLQRAELSLLELQEKLQQAQEEQRCVQVEKVKVEEELRNKICSAKQEAQRLRELREGTENERSRQKYAEEELEQVRVALKKAERELESRVHWAPPEILQKWLQLTHEVEVQYYNIKKQNSEKQLLQAREGAEKIKKKRSSLFGTFHVAHSSSLDDVDHKILSAKQALAEVTAALREKLHRWQQIESLTGFSLVNNPGLGALAAALNLDPSILGLRPPTPQHLLLSDDLDDMDEDILSPGTLQYAAWQMDRRVSDLWPLSGIADSQSSWKHSAQSLMPLRQRTGDPALMFSSQRDIMNRSDSDSSLPLSPGESRGLYSLKPLLLPSGPHPLQGQGSGLVGSLEKSSSLGELRGSPAPVLASSCSTHSLCITPDRHVASSSASPCSSGPQFLTRRSPVEEDRGDESSSSRKRNTFNKIFKKKQGRH; encoded by the exons atggtgcgtgtgtgtgcgtggctggcgtgcatgtgcgtgctgAGTGTGCGTATTGGGGCACACGGTGTATTGGACGGGAGTGACCACGCCCACCTGGACCACCATCACCTGGTTTCCAACGGCAACGCAGCCTCAG accagcagctctgtgaggatgAAAACGCCGTCCTGAGTTTCGAGGCGATCTGCAGCATCCACAAACAGATGGACGATGACGCCGACGGGACGGTGGACACAACCGAGACAGACGAG TTTCTGAGGGAGGATCTGAAATATCACGACCggaaagacaaacacagcagcttccACGGAGCCGACCTGCACATCAGCATCGAGGACATGTGGAGCGCCTGGCAGAGCTCGCCAG tttATAACTGGACGGTGCAGCAGGTGGAGAACTGGCTGCTCATCAGTGTGGAGCTTCCTCAATACACAGAAACCTTCAGGAGACACCAGCTGGATGGGAAGTCCTTAcccag GCTGGCGGTGAAGAACACCACTCTGACTCTGTTGGTTCTGAGGATCTTAGACAGAAGTCATTCTCAGAAACTGCAGCTCAAAGCTCTGGACATCGTCCTGTTCGGACCTCCGCCAG gCCGACAGAGCTGGTGGAAGGACCTGGTTCTGGGCGTGTCCGTCCTGATGGCTTTGTGCGGCTGCTGCTTCGCCCTCGTCCAGACCAGGAGATCCAGAGACGACCTGGAGAAGCTGGTGAAGGACCTGGAGGGTCTGCAGAGGGCAGAGCTGAgtctgctggagctgcaggagaa GCTGCAGCAGGCTCAGGAGGAGCAGCGCTGTGTCCAGGTGGAGAAGGTGAAGGTGGAGGAAGAGCTGAGGAACAAGATCTGCTCGGCCAAACAGGAAGCTCAGCGGCTCCGAGAGCTCCGAGAGGGAACGGAGAACGAGAGGAGCCGACAGAAGTACGCCGAGGAGGAGCTGGAACAG gtacgTGTGGCATTGAAGAAGGCGGAGAGGGAGCTGGAGTCGCGGGTTCACTGGGCTCCACCGGAGATTCTGCAGAAGTGGCTCCAGCTGACACACGAGGTGGAAGTTCAGTATTATAACATCAAGAAACAGAACTCAGAGAAACAACTACTGCAGGCCAGAGAGGgg GCAGAGAAGatcaagaagaagaggagttCTCTGTTCGGGACGTTTCACGTCGCTCACAGCTCGTCACTGGACGACGTCGACCACAAGATCTTGTCGGCCAA ACAGGCGCTGGCGGAGGTGACGGCCGCGTTGCGGGAGAAACTCCACCGCTGGCAGCAGATCGAGTCTCTCACTGGTTTCTCTTTGGTCAACAACCCGGGACTCGGAGCGCTGGCAGCCGCCCTCAACCTGGACCCGTCCATCCTCGGCCTGCGACCTCCGACCCCGCAGCACCTCCTGCTCTCTGACGACCTCGACGACATGGATGAGGACATCCTGTCTCCTGGGACGCTGCAGT ATGCAGCGTGGCAGATGGACCGGCGAGTGAGCGACCTCTGGCCCCTGAGTGGCATCGCAGATTCACAGTCGTCATGGAAACACTCTG ctcagagtcTGATGCCCTTGCGACAGCGGACGGGAGACCCCGCTCTGATGTTCAGCTCTCAGAG GGACATTATGAACCGCTCAGACTCTGActcctccctcccactctctcctGGCGAATCACGAGGTCTGTACAGCCTCAAGcccctcctcctgccctctgggCCCCACCCCCTGCAGGGTCAGGGTTCTGGGCTCGTTGGAAGCTTGGAGAAGAGCTCCAGCCTCGGGGAGCTGAGGGGCAGTCCTGCCCCCGTCCtcgcctcctcctgctccacccACTCCCTCTGCATCACGCCAGACCGTCACgtcgcctcctcctctgcctcgcCCTGCTCGTCGGGCCCCCAGTTCCTGACCAGGAGAAGCCCggtggaggaggacagaggcgATGAGTCGTCCAGCAGCCGGAAGAGAAACACGTTCAATAAGATCTTCAAGAAGAAGCAGGGACGTCATTGA
- the LOC109643346 gene encoding stromal interaction molecule 1-like isoform X1 has protein sequence MVRVCAWLACMCVLSVRIGAHGVLDGSDHAHLDHHHLVSNGNAASDLCAIDQQLCEDENAVLSFEAICSIHKQMDDDADGTVDTTETDEFLREDLKYHDRKDKHSSFHGADLHISIEDMWSAWQSSPVYNWTVQQVENWLLISVELPQYTETFRRHQLDGKSLPRLAVKNTTLTLLVLRILDRSHSQKLQLKALDIVLFGPPPGRQSWWKDLVLGVSVLMALCGCCFALVQTRRSRDDLEKLVKDLEGLQRAELSLLELQEKLQQAQEEQRCVQVEKVKVEEELRNKICSAKQEAQRLRELREGTENERSRQKYAEEELEQVRVALKKAERELESRVHWAPPEILQKWLQLTHEVEVQYYNIKKQNSEKQLLQAREGAEKIKKKRSSLFGTFHVAHSSSLDDVDHKILSAKQALAEVTAALREKLHRWQQIESLTGFSLVNNPGLGALAAALNLDPSILGLRPPTPQHLLLSDDLDDMDEDILSPGTLQYAAWQMDRRVSDLWPLSGIADSQSSWKHSGWPLPLPTCPSLIAQSLMPLRQRTGDPALMFSSQRDIMNRSDSDSSLPLSPGESRGLYSLKPLLLPSGPHPLQGQGSGLVGSLEKSSSLGELRGSPAPVLASSCSTHSLCITPDRHVASSSASPCSSGPQFLTRRSPVEEDRGDESSSSRKRNTFNKIFKKKQGRH, from the exons atggtgcgtgtgtgtgcgtggctggcgtgcatgtgcgtgctgAGTGTGCGTATTGGGGCACACGGTGTATTGGACGGGAGTGACCACGCCCACCTGGACCACCATCACCTGGTTTCCAACGGCAACGCAGCCTCAG ATCTGTGTGCGATAgaccagcagctctgtgaggatgAAAACGCCGTCCTGAGTTTCGAGGCGATCTGCAGCATCCACAAACAGATGGACGATGACGCCGACGGGACGGTGGACACAACCGAGACAGACGAG TTTCTGAGGGAGGATCTGAAATATCACGACCggaaagacaaacacagcagcttccACGGAGCCGACCTGCACATCAGCATCGAGGACATGTGGAGCGCCTGGCAGAGCTCGCCAG tttATAACTGGACGGTGCAGCAGGTGGAGAACTGGCTGCTCATCAGTGTGGAGCTTCCTCAATACACAGAAACCTTCAGGAGACACCAGCTGGATGGGAAGTCCTTAcccag GCTGGCGGTGAAGAACACCACTCTGACTCTGTTGGTTCTGAGGATCTTAGACAGAAGTCATTCTCAGAAACTGCAGCTCAAAGCTCTGGACATCGTCCTGTTCGGACCTCCGCCAG gCCGACAGAGCTGGTGGAAGGACCTGGTTCTGGGCGTGTCCGTCCTGATGGCTTTGTGCGGCTGCTGCTTCGCCCTCGTCCAGACCAGGAGATCCAGAGACGACCTGGAGAAGCTGGTGAAGGACCTGGAGGGTCTGCAGAGGGCAGAGCTGAgtctgctggagctgcaggagaa GCTGCAGCAGGCTCAGGAGGAGCAGCGCTGTGTCCAGGTGGAGAAGGTGAAGGTGGAGGAAGAGCTGAGGAACAAGATCTGCTCGGCCAAACAGGAAGCTCAGCGGCTCCGAGAGCTCCGAGAGGGAACGGAGAACGAGAGGAGCCGACAGAAGTACGCCGAGGAGGAGCTGGAACAG gtacgTGTGGCATTGAAGAAGGCGGAGAGGGAGCTGGAGTCGCGGGTTCACTGGGCTCCACCGGAGATTCTGCAGAAGTGGCTCCAGCTGACACACGAGGTGGAAGTTCAGTATTATAACATCAAGAAACAGAACTCAGAGAAACAACTACTGCAGGCCAGAGAGGgg GCAGAGAAGatcaagaagaagaggagttCTCTGTTCGGGACGTTTCACGTCGCTCACAGCTCGTCACTGGACGACGTCGACCACAAGATCTTGTCGGCCAA ACAGGCGCTGGCGGAGGTGACGGCCGCGTTGCGGGAGAAACTCCACCGCTGGCAGCAGATCGAGTCTCTCACTGGTTTCTCTTTGGTCAACAACCCGGGACTCGGAGCGCTGGCAGCCGCCCTCAACCTGGACCCGTCCATCCTCGGCCTGCGACCTCCGACCCCGCAGCACCTCCTGCTCTCTGACGACCTCGACGACATGGATGAGGACATCCTGTCTCCTGGGACGCTGCAGT ATGCAGCGTGGCAGATGGACCGGCGAGTGAGCGACCTCTGGCCCCTGAGTGGCATCGCAGATTCACAGTCGTCATGGAAACACTCTGGTTGGCCCCTCCCCCTTCCCACCTGCCcctctctgattg ctcagagtcTGATGCCCTTGCGACAGCGGACGGGAGACCCCGCTCTGATGTTCAGCTCTCAGAG GGACATTATGAACCGCTCAGACTCTGActcctccctcccactctctcctGGCGAATCACGAGGTCTGTACAGCCTCAAGcccctcctcctgccctctgggCCCCACCCCCTGCAGGGTCAGGGTTCTGGGCTCGTTGGAAGCTTGGAGAAGAGCTCCAGCCTCGGGGAGCTGAGGGGCAGTCCTGCCCCCGTCCtcgcctcctcctgctccacccACTCCCTCTGCATCACGCCAGACCGTCACgtcgcctcctcctctgcctcgcCCTGCTCGTCGGGCCCCCAGTTCCTGACCAGGAGAAGCCCggtggaggaggacagaggcgATGAGTCGTCCAGCAGCCGGAAGAGAAACACGTTCAATAAGATCTTCAAGAAGAAGCAGGGACGTCATTGA